A single genomic interval of Helianthus annuus cultivar XRQ/B chromosome 6, HanXRQr2.0-SUNRISE, whole genome shotgun sequence harbors:
- the LOC110865698 gene encoding FRIGIDA-like protein 4a has protein sequence MSSVSISDPGELSEPEQPSFDEFQRQTSLMTSCTLLWKELSDHFTSLEETLLKKTDAIKDKIETLDTETKASLVSLEERETTIENSVAIALQKVEAAVKAAAAAAGAVSCDEKEDNPDVDDSEGLLMKLKSYCVRMDSVGFGAFVCSRKKEIESMRENIPVALAECADPARFVLEAISEVFPVDKRKVCMTDLSWACVLVLESLIPVMVDPILGESRVLVTPSVKKSAKEIAEKWKESLEERGGIENVTPPDVHTFFQHLLTFGIVKEEDLEFYRKLVIGSAWRKQMPKLALALGLADQMPDMIEELISRGQQVDAVHFIHEVGLVDRFPPVSLLKSFLKDAKKAATAILEDSNHSSRAVHLAARKEQSALKAVIKCIEEYKLEGEFPPENLKKRLEQLEKVKVEKKRPAAAGPANKRTRVSNVGPMPPAKAGRITNAYVSSFPAPPAFVRSPSHTQYPAGYSFPSPVYGHGSRSPPTNPYAAPYSPEATAPPLSPPLSYPGTPPMNYPTAYGGYGNGMPPAYQQAYYR, from the exons ATGAGCTCGGTTTCGATCTCCGATCCCGGTGAGTTAAGTGAGCCGGAGCAACCGAGTTTCGATGAGTTTCAACGGCAGACGTCACTCATGACGAGCTGCACTCTTCTCTGGAAAGAGCTCTCAGATCACTTCACTTCTCTTGAAGAAACTCTGCTGAAGAAAACAGACGCAATCAAGGACAAAATCGAAACCCTAGACACCGAGACGAAAGCCTCTCTCGTTTCTCTCGAAGAGCGCGAGACTACGATCGAAAACTCCGTCGCTATCGCCCTTCAGAAAGTCGAAGCCGCCGTAAAAGCCGCCGCAGCCGCCGCCGGAGCAGTAAGTTGTGATGAGAAAGAGGATAATCCTGATGTTGATGATTCGGAAGGCTTGTTGATGAAATTGAAGTCGTATTGTGTACGGATGGATTCGGTAGGGTTTGGGGCGTTTGTGTGCAGCAGGAAGAAGGAAATTGAGTCGATGCGTGAGAATATTCCGGTGGCGTTAGCGGAGTGTGCAGATCCGGCGAGGTTTGTGTTGGAGGCGATATCGGAGGTGTTTCCGGTGGATAAACGGAAGGTTTGTATGACGGATTTAAGCTGGGCGTGTGTTTTGGTGCTGGAGAGTTTGATTCCGGTGATGGTGGATCCGATATTGGGGGAGTCTAGGGTTTTGGTGACGCCGAGTGTGAAGAAGAGTGCTAAGGAGATTGCTGAGAAGTGGAAGGAGAGTTTGGAGGAGCGCGGTGGGATTGAGAATGTGACACCGCCTGATGTTCATACGTTTTTTCAGCATTTGTTGACGTTTGGAATTGTCAAGGAGGAAGATCTTGAGTTTTATAGGAAGCTTGTTATTGGTTCGGCTTGGCGGAAACAGATGCCTAAGCTTGCTCTTGCCCTAGGTCTTGCTGATCAAATGCCTG ATATGATTGAAGAGTTGATTAGCAGGGGACAGCAGGTTGATGCTGTGCATTTCATTCATGAAGTTGGTCTTGTGGACAGGTTCCCACCTGTTAGTTTGCTGAAATCTTTCCTAAAGGATGCTAAAAAGGCGGCGACGGCTATTCTTGAAGATTCCAACCATTCAAGCCGTGCTGTG CATTTGGCTGCACGCAAAGAGCAGTCTGCGCTTAAAGCTGTGATCAAGTGCATTGAAGAATACAAACTTGAAGGCGAGTTCCCTCCGGAGAATCTGAAGAAACGACTGGAGCAGCTGGAGAAGGTGAAGGTGGAGAAGAAGAGGCCAGCTGCAGCAGGTCCGGCAAACAAAAGAACCCGAGTCAGCAATGTGGGACCCATGCCACCTGCAAAGGCAGGCCGTATCACAAACGCGTATGTTTCCTCATTCCCAGCACCTCCAGCGTTTGTTAGGTCACCATCGCACACGCAATACCCTGCGGGTTACTCTTTCCCATCCCCAGTGTATGGCCATGGAAGCAGGAGTCCACCAACCAACCCTTACGCCGCCCCCTACTCACCTGAAGCTACTGCGCCGCCTCTATCTCCTCCACTATCATACCCGGGGACTCCTCCAATGAACTACCCTACGGCTTATGGCGGGTATGGAAATGGTATGCCGCCAGCTTACCAGCAAGCTTACTACCGATAG